In a genomic window of Meleagris gallopavo isolate NT-WF06-2002-E0010 breed Aviagen turkey brand Nicholas breeding stock chromosome 1, Turkey_5.1, whole genome shotgun sequence:
- the IFT57 gene encoding intraflagellar transport protein 57 homolog isoform X2, translated as MAERDEDGTAVERGPGAAYAAFVLMEELLDKLKLLSYEEEVLRRHNMRPLSRHYFALPTNPGEQFFTFCTLAAWLITKAGHRFEQPQEYDDPNAIISKILSELRSFGRPVDFPPSKLKSGYGEQACYVLDCLAEEALKYSGFSWKRPVYPTDELEEEEITEDDTELTLNKLEEDVAEEESDNEENFIDLNVLKAQTYRSDVKDSTKQEEILLSTTDAAEWNLEVERVLPQLKVTVRTDNKDWRIHVDQMHQHKDGIESSLKETRAKEKYQEGSGGVTERIRVLSEITEVLEKVKQETEEKGSSMTDGTPLVRIKQALTKLKQETVQMDIQIGVMEHTLLQSKLKEKSNMTRDMNAAMIPEATIGAY; from the exons ATGGCGGAGCGGGATGAGGATGGGACAGCGGTGGAGCGGGGCCCGGGTGCGGCTTACGCCGCTTTCGTGCTcatggaggagctgctggacAAGCTGAAGCTGCTGAGTTACGAGGAAGAGGTGCTGCGGCGCCACAACATGAGGCCGCTCTCCAG GCACTATTTTGCACTGCCCACTAATCCTGGTGAGCAGTTCTTCACGTTCTGCACTCTTGCGGCTTGGCTGATCACTAAAGCAGGGCATCGCTTTGAACAGCCTCAAGAATATGATGACCCCAATGCAATAATATCAAAGATACTCTCAGAACTGCGATCATTT GGAAGGCCTGTGGATTTTCCTCCCTCAAAATTGAAGTCGGGTTATGGAGAGCAAGCCTGTTATGTTCTTGATTGTTTAGCTGAAGAAGCCTTGAAATACAGTGGCTTTAGCTGGAAAAG GCCAGTGTACCCAACAGATGAgttagaagaagaagaaataacagaagatGATACAGAATTAACACTTaataaactggaagaggatgtTGCA GAAGAAGAGTCAGATAATGAAGAAAACTTTATTGACCTGAACGTTCTAAAGGCACAAACATACAGATCA GATGTGAAAGACTccacaaaacaagaagaaatctTGCTGTCCACAACAGATGCAGCAGAGTGGAATCTGGAAGTGGAACGTGTGCTTCCGCAGCTGAAAGTTACAGTCAGGACTGACAATAAG GATTGGAGGATCCATGTAGATCAAATGCATCAACATAAGGATGGAATTGAATCTTCTTTGAAAGAAACTAGG GCTAAGGAGAAGTACCAGGAGGGAAGTGGAGGAGTAACTGAAAGGATTAGAGTCCTTTCTGAG ATTACAGAAGTTTTAGAGAAAGTgaagcaggaaacagaagagaaaggaagcagtATGACTGATGGCA CTCCTCTGGTGAGGATTAAACAGGCCTTAACAAAACTGAAGCAAGAAACCGTTCAGATGGACATTCAGATTGGTGTAATGGAACACACATTGCTCCAGTCAAAGCTTAAAGAGAAATCCAATATGACTAGAGATATGAATGCAGCAATGATACCAGAAGCTACAATAGGTGCCTACTGA
- the IFT57 gene encoding intraflagellar transport protein 57 homolog isoform X1 has translation MAERDEDGTAVERGPGAAYAAFVLMEELLDKLKLLSYEEEVLRRHNMRPLSRHYFALPTNPGEQFFTFCTLAAWLITKAGHRFEQPQEYDDPNAIISKILSELRSFGRPVDFPPSKLKSGYGEQACYVLDCLAEEALKYSGFSWKRPVYPTDELEEEEITEDDTELTLNKLEEDVAEEESDNEENFIDLNVLKAQTYRSDVKDSTKQEEILLSTTDAAEWNLEVERVLPQLKVTVRTDNKDWRIHVDQMHQHKDGIESSLKETRGYLDKFHNEISRTLEKISSREKYINSQLEHLIQEYRSAQALLSEAKEKYQEGSGGVTERIRVLSEITEVLEKVKQETEEKGSSMTDGTPLVRIKQALTKLKQETVQMDIQIGVMEHTLLQSKLKEKSNMTRDMNAAMIPEATIGAY, from the exons ATGGCGGAGCGGGATGAGGATGGGACAGCGGTGGAGCGGGGCCCGGGTGCGGCTTACGCCGCTTTCGTGCTcatggaggagctgctggacAAGCTGAAGCTGCTGAGTTACGAGGAAGAGGTGCTGCGGCGCCACAACATGAGGCCGCTCTCCAG GCACTATTTTGCACTGCCCACTAATCCTGGTGAGCAGTTCTTCACGTTCTGCACTCTTGCGGCTTGGCTGATCACTAAAGCAGGGCATCGCTTTGAACAGCCTCAAGAATATGATGACCCCAATGCAATAATATCAAAGATACTCTCAGAACTGCGATCATTT GGAAGGCCTGTGGATTTTCCTCCCTCAAAATTGAAGTCGGGTTATGGAGAGCAAGCCTGTTATGTTCTTGATTGTTTAGCTGAAGAAGCCTTGAAATACAGTGGCTTTAGCTGGAAAAG GCCAGTGTACCCAACAGATGAgttagaagaagaagaaataacagaagatGATACAGAATTAACACTTaataaactggaagaggatgtTGCA GAAGAAGAGTCAGATAATGAAGAAAACTTTATTGACCTGAACGTTCTAAAGGCACAAACATACAGATCA GATGTGAAAGACTccacaaaacaagaagaaatctTGCTGTCCACAACAGATGCAGCAGAGTGGAATCTGGAAGTGGAACGTGTGCTTCCGCAGCTGAAAGTTACAGTCAGGACTGACAATAAG GATTGGAGGATCCATGTAGATCAAATGCATCAACATAAGGATGGAATTGAATCTTCTTTGAAAGAAACTAGG GGCTACCTTGACAAATTCCATAATGAAATCAGCCGAACGTTGGAAAAGATCAGTAGCAGGGAAAAGTACATCAACAGTCAGTTGGAGCATTTGATTCAAGAATACCGTTCAGCACAAGCCTTGCTGAGTGAG GCTAAGGAGAAGTACCAGGAGGGAAGTGGAGGAGTAACTGAAAGGATTAGAGTCCTTTCTGAG ATTACAGAAGTTTTAGAGAAAGTgaagcaggaaacagaagagaaaggaagcagtATGACTGATGGCA CTCCTCTGGTGAGGATTAAACAGGCCTTAACAAAACTGAAGCAAGAAACCGTTCAGATGGACATTCAGATTGGTGTAATGGAACACACATTGCTCCAGTCAAAGCTTAAAGAGAAATCCAATATGACTAGAGATATGAATGCAGCAATGATACCAGAAGCTACAATAGGTGCCTACTGA